A window from Melopsittacus undulatus isolate bMelUnd1 chromosome Z, bMelUnd1.mat.Z, whole genome shotgun sequence encodes these proteins:
- the SUB1 gene encoding activated RNA polymerase II transcriptional coactivator p15, with product MPKSKELVSSSSSASDSDSEVDKKAKRKTQAAPEKPVKKQKTGESSKAAAATSKQSSTTDENMFQIGKMRYVSVRDFKGKVLIDIREYWMDQEGEMKPGRKGISLNPEQWNQLKEQISDIDDAVRKL from the exons ATGCCTAAATCAAAGGAACTTGTGTCATCAAGCTCATCTGCCAGTGATTCAGATAGTGAAGTTGACAAAAAG GCGAAGAGGAAAACGCAAGCAGCTCCAGAAAAGcctgtaaagaaacaaaagactgGTGAAAGttcaaaagctgctgcagctaCTTCTAAGCAAAGCAGTACCACAGATGAAAATATGTTTCAG ATCGGCAAAATGAGATATGTCAGTGTTCGTGACTTTAAAGGGAAAGTCTTAATTGATATTAGAGAATATTGGATGGATCAAGAAGGTGAAATGAAGCCTGGCAGAAAAG gTATTTCTTTAAATCCAGAACAATGGAACCAGCTGAAGGAACAGATTTCCGATATTGATGATGCAGTAAGAAAACTGTAA